One Mycolicibacterium sarraceniae genomic window carries:
- a CDS encoding MarR family winged helix-turn-helix transcriptional regulator: protein MDIRTDLVVELFGTVGRFRRTIRRTAGASFVTAGLTESQAELLRLVARQPGISVSAAAAELGLAANTASTLVSKLSGDGLLVRTPDPGDRRVGRLELTAPAQRIADESRAARRAALAEALDELDDREAEALAEGIRVLADITTKLREKRP, encoded by the coding sequence GTGGATATCCGGACCGATCTCGTCGTCGAGCTGTTCGGCACCGTCGGCCGATTCCGTCGCACCATCCGCAGAACCGCGGGCGCGTCGTTCGTCACGGCCGGGCTGACCGAGTCACAGGCCGAACTGTTGCGGCTGGTCGCCCGACAGCCGGGCATCTCGGTGAGCGCGGCCGCCGCCGAACTCGGGCTGGCCGCCAATACCGCCTCCACGTTGGTGTCCAAGCTGTCGGGCGACGGACTGCTGGTACGTACGCCGGACCCCGGTGATCGCCGGGTGGGGCGCCTCGAGCTCACCGCTCCGGCCCAGAGGATCGCCGACGAATCCCGGGCCGCGCGCCGCGCGGCACTGGCCGAGGCGCTCGATGAACTCGACGACCGCGAGGCCGAGGCGCTGGCCGAAGGGATCCGGGTGCTCGCCGACATCACCACCAAGCTGAGGGAGAAGCGGCCATGA
- a CDS encoding metallophosphoesterase family protein, with protein MRLLLIADTHIPKRARDLPEPVWHEVERADVVIHAGDWVDESLLDKLSVRAKRLVACWGNNDGPELRSRLPECADVTLDGLRFTVVHETGAASGREARMAQRYPDTDVLVFGHSHIPWDTTARTGLRLLNPGSPTDRRRQPFCTYMTAVTRPGVLTDVRQHQIEKT; from the coding sequence ATGCGTCTGCTGCTGATAGCCGACACTCACATCCCCAAGCGCGCCCGCGACCTGCCCGAACCCGTATGGCACGAAGTCGAGCGCGCCGATGTCGTCATCCACGCCGGCGACTGGGTCGACGAGAGTCTGCTCGACAAGCTCTCGGTCCGAGCCAAGCGCCTGGTCGCCTGCTGGGGCAACAACGACGGCCCGGAATTGCGGTCCCGACTGCCCGAGTGCGCCGACGTGACACTGGACGGCCTGCGCTTCACCGTTGTCCACGAAACCGGCGCGGCGTCTGGCCGCGAAGCCAGGATGGCGCAGCGCTATCCCGACACCGACGTGTTGGTGTTCGGCCACAGTCACATCCCGTGGGACACCACCGCGCGGACCGGGCTGCGGCTGCTCAACCCGGGCTCGCCGACCGACCGGCGCCGTCAGCCGTTCTGCACGTACATGACCGCCGTGACTCGGCCCGGCGTCCTGACCGACGTGCGACAACATCAGATCGAGAAGACTTAG